In Sphingomonas panacisoli, one genomic interval encodes:
- a CDS encoding PilZ domain-containing protein: protein MITADSLTRVHLLNLSVGGALIYAADPPEPGTAIRVRCGAHLLPAQVAWKDHRRFGVTFVVPLTDADLNKTIAEHDARVSPGSQCARSAVAA, encoded by the coding sequence ATGATCACTGCGGACTCGCTGACGCGCGTTCATTTGTTGAACCTGTCAGTGGGCGGGGCCCTGATTTACGCGGCCGATCCTCCCGAGCCTGGCACGGCAATTCGCGTGCGGTGCGGGGCCCACTTGTTGCCTGCTCAGGTGGCATGGAAGGACCATCGGCGGTTTGGCGTAACGTTTGTTGTTCCGCTTACCGACGCGGATCTGAACAAGACAATCGCAGAGCACGATGCTCGCGTGTCGCCCGGATCGCAATGCGCTCGTTCGGCCGTCGCGGCTTAG
- the ctrA gene encoding response regulator transcription factor CtrA has product MRVLLIEDEPTTAKAIELMLTTEGFTVYTTDLGEEGLDLGKLYDYDIILLDLNLPDMHGYDVLKKLRVARVQTPVLILSGISEMDSKVRSFGFGADDYVTKPFHREELTARIHAVVRRSKGHSQSVIKTGKLAVNLDAKTVEVDGARVHLTGKEYAMLELLSLRKGTTLTKEMFLNHLYGGMDEPEIKIIDVFICKLRKKLTMATNGVNYVETVWGRGYILREDADGHLDIAA; this is encoded by the coding sequence ATGCGCGTTTTGTTGATTGAAGACGAGCCTACGACCGCCAAGGCGATCGAGCTAATGCTCACGACAGAGGGATTCACGGTCTACACGACCGACCTGGGCGAGGAGGGCTTGGACCTCGGCAAGCTCTATGATTACGACATCATCCTGCTCGATTTGAACTTGCCGGACATGCATGGCTACGACGTACTCAAGAAGCTGCGCGTCGCCCGTGTCCAGACGCCGGTGCTGATCCTGTCGGGCATCAGCGAGATGGACAGCAAGGTGCGCTCGTTCGGCTTCGGTGCCGACGATTACGTCACCAAGCCGTTCCACCGCGAAGAACTGACCGCGCGCATCCACGCCGTCGTCCGCCGTTCGAAGGGTCATTCACAGTCGGTGATCAAGACCGGCAAGTTGGCGGTGAACCTGGATGCGAAGACCGTCGAAGTCGACGGCGCGCGCGTCCACCTGACCGGCAAGGAATATGCGATGCTGGAGCTGCTCTCGCTCCGCAAGGGCACGACGCTGACCAAAGAAATGTTTCTCAACCATTTGTATGGCGGGATGGACGAGCCTGAGATCAAGATCATCGACGTCTTCATTTGCAAGCTGCGCAAGAAGCTCACGATGGCTACCAACGGCGTAAACTATGTCGAGACGGTATGGGGACGTGGTTATATCCTGCGGGAAGATGCCGACGGCCATTTGGACATCGCCGCATAA
- a CDS encoding PAS domain-containing protein yields MKSKIEPLVDSEGALLATVLDQSHDCIKLLNLDGNIEYVNRQGAAAMELSSPSELLGASYLDRWPVEMQETIQAALAAAQQGELRRFVGSRPQPNGDPSWWDVTVSPVRTAEGTITHFVTIARDMTAETVERERVSAISLEMQHRLKNALTVASGIVMLSARGRPDVSAFAHEIVTRFGQLGHVQAQILNPDADTRIAAIVPLIAEAYGKSATLEFGELPDVRITHRAMQALALCFGELATNSLKYGALRDGRPVRVSGALQKDGIELAWAEDTEFGAPRPEGQGLRLIERLVGTAGGTFKRDIEPHLMRALILLPTI; encoded by the coding sequence TTGAAAAGCAAAATTGAGCCGCTGGTTGATAGTGAAGGCGCGCTCCTGGCAACGGTCCTCGATCAGTCGCATGATTGTATCAAGCTGCTGAACCTGGACGGCAACATCGAGTATGTGAATCGACAGGGCGCCGCCGCGATGGAGTTAAGCTCTCCATCCGAACTCCTTGGCGCGTCTTATCTCGACCGTTGGCCGGTCGAGATGCAAGAAACAATTCAGGCAGCCTTGGCCGCGGCGCAGCAAGGGGAATTGCGCCGATTTGTCGGATCGCGCCCACAGCCGAATGGCGACCCGAGCTGGTGGGATGTTACCGTAAGCCCGGTTCGCACGGCAGAGGGCACTATCACGCATTTTGTCACGATCGCGCGCGACATGACGGCAGAGACCGTAGAGCGCGAGCGCGTCTCGGCTATCAGCCTGGAAATGCAGCACAGGTTGAAAAATGCGCTCACCGTGGCGAGCGGCATTGTGATGCTGAGCGCGCGAGGACGTCCGGACGTTAGCGCGTTTGCCCACGAAATCGTGACGAGGTTCGGACAACTCGGTCATGTCCAGGCGCAGATTCTCAACCCCGACGCCGACACACGGATCGCGGCAATCGTCCCGCTGATCGCCGAAGCTTATGGTAAATCGGCGACGCTGGAATTCGGCGAGCTACCCGACGTCAGGATCACGCATCGAGCTATGCAGGCGCTGGCCCTTTGTTTCGGCGAACTCGCGACAAATAGCCTGAAATATGGCGCTCTACGAGACGGCAGACCTGTGCGGGTTTCAGGGGCGTTACAAAAGGACGGCATAGAATTGGCGTGGGCCGAAGATACGGAATTTGGCGCGCCCCGCCCCGAAGGTCAGGGGCTGAGACTAATCGAACGATTGGTCGGTACGGCAGGCGGAACCTTTAAGCGCGATATCGAGCCGCACCTCATGCGGGCGCTTATTCTTTTGCCGACAATATGA
- a CDS encoding response regulator, which translates to MDNLPLLLLVEDDPIIRTSLASALEDGGYRLIEAANGTEAIEAIDSGKQFSGVVTDIQIGAGVDGWEIGRHARHRYPQVAVVYMTGDSAADWSAEGVPNSMLLQKPFATAQMITAVSTLLNVADVSLAPSKPAIE; encoded by the coding sequence ATGGACAATCTTCCTCTCCTGCTGCTCGTGGAAGATGATCCCATCATCCGCACTTCACTAGCATCTGCACTCGAAGACGGCGGCTACCGTCTCATCGAGGCTGCTAACGGTACTGAAGCGATCGAGGCAATCGATAGCGGTAAGCAGTTTTCGGGCGTCGTTACCGACATCCAGATTGGCGCTGGTGTCGACGGTTGGGAAATTGGGCGGCATGCTCGCCATCGATATCCCCAGGTTGCGGTCGTTTACATGACGGGCGACAGTGCGGCCGATTGGTCCGCCGAGGGCGTGCCGAACAGCATGCTACTGCAAAAACCATTCGCGACCGCGCAGATGATAACGGCCGTCTCGACCTTATTGAACGTGGCCGACGTATCTCTGGCCCCATCCAAACCCGCTATCGAATGA
- a CDS encoding PAS domain-containing protein, translated as MTDVAPPSVESNHNAAAFDAIASLVVCQATTFVGLCDADFQPVFLNAAGRKLVGVSADADITNHTILDFFTSEHRPIVEAVVLSTLLREGHWEWELAFRHFTDPSRETEVRWSAFTLKDAADKLVGVAAYVSRDTSERRAIEEAVAKNEARLRAASDLVGLAIYSWDPRSGALNWDDRLRAMWGLPSDAAVDLAVYEAGIHPDDLLRVQRAIAACVDPAGDGRYTIEYRVIGRDDGVTRTIATSGQATFVDGQAVGFIGAAIDVTAQRRTEAAVRASEAQFRSFAAHSSNLIWIGDPADGTIIYRSAAYERIWGVPCGEAPTALAEWMKDVHPDDRQQVEHALASAQAGEVAQVEYRIIRPGDGAVRWLRDTSFPIPDDNGAVARIGGITEDLTQADVRQVYIFSARVAEGRRLAGLVRGLGYRARMFEIGAAFLEVAPVLAPGCVLVDLRKSRSEGLAIPRELKARSVTLPVIALDAPSADVTAAVAAMKAGAVDYVIVKDEASLRAKLAKTIAESHGAVRPTTRDENADARVARLTPRERDVLVGLIEGGTNKSIAQKLGLSPRTVELHRAQVMNRLNASSLTEMLRVALAAGIAPSIGTDHKQR; from the coding sequence ATGACGGACGTCGCGCCACCATCGGTGGAGTCGAACCACAACGCAGCTGCTTTCGACGCAATCGCGTCGCTCGTGGTCTGCCAGGCCACAACCTTCGTCGGCCTGTGCGACGCGGATTTCCAACCTGTCTTTCTCAACGCCGCGGGCCGTAAGTTGGTCGGTGTATCCGCCGATGCGGACATCACCAATCATACTATTCTCGATTTCTTCACCTCCGAGCACCGCCCGATCGTCGAAGCTGTCGTCCTTTCGACGCTGCTGCGCGAAGGGCATTGGGAATGGGAATTGGCCTTCCGACATTTCACCGATCCGTCACGAGAGACCGAGGTACGTTGGTCCGCCTTCACGCTGAAGGACGCCGCCGACAAGCTGGTCGGCGTTGCCGCATACGTTTCGCGCGACACCAGCGAACGCCGGGCAATCGAGGAAGCTGTCGCGAAGAACGAGGCTCGCCTTCGAGCCGCGAGCGACCTGGTCGGTCTGGCCATCTACTCTTGGGACCCCAGATCCGGGGCGCTCAACTGGGATGACCGACTGCGCGCGATGTGGGGCCTGCCGTCCGATGCCGCTGTCGATCTCGCCGTATACGAGGCCGGAATCCATCCAGACGACCTACTCCGCGTGCAGCGGGCGATCGCGGCCTGCGTGGACCCAGCCGGGGACGGCCGGTACACTATCGAATATCGGGTGATTGGACGCGACGACGGCGTCACGCGGACCATCGCCACCTCGGGTCAGGCAACTTTCGTGGACGGTCAAGCGGTGGGCTTCATCGGTGCCGCGATCGACGTCACCGCCCAGCGCCGCACCGAAGCCGCGGTTCGGGCGAGCGAAGCGCAGTTCCGCAGCTTCGCGGCCCATAGCAGCAACCTGATCTGGATCGGCGATCCGGCAGACGGAACAATCATCTACCGCAGCGCTGCCTACGAGCGGATTTGGGGGGTGCCGTGTGGGGAGGCGCCCACCGCGCTGGCCGAGTGGATGAAGGACGTCCACCCTGACGATCGGCAGCAGGTCGAGCACGCTCTTGCGAGCGCTCAGGCCGGAGAGGTTGCGCAGGTCGAGTATCGCATCATCCGGCCGGGGGACGGCGCTGTCCGCTGGCTCCGCGACACGAGCTTCCCCATTCCAGACGATAATGGCGCGGTAGCCCGTATTGGCGGGATCACCGAAGACTTGACCCAAGCCGACGTTCGGCAAGTCTATATCTTCAGTGCCAGGGTCGCCGAAGGACGCAGGCTGGCAGGCCTCGTTCGGGGACTTGGCTATCGTGCACGAATGTTCGAAATCGGGGCTGCCTTTCTCGAAGTGGCACCCGTGCTTGCGCCAGGATGCGTGCTCGTCGACCTTCGAAAGTCGAGGAGCGAAGGTCTTGCAATCCCGCGCGAGTTGAAGGCGCGCTCGGTCACATTGCCGGTGATCGCCCTAGACGCACCAAGCGCCGACGTCACCGCGGCGGTCGCTGCGATGAAGGCCGGCGCGGTCGATTACGTGATCGTAAAAGACGAGGCATCGCTGCGCGCCAAGTTGGCGAAGACGATAGCAGAGTCTCATGGCGCCGTACGGCCAACGACGCGCGACGAGAACGCCGATGCTCGCGTGGCCAGGTTGACACCGCGAGAGCGCGATGTGCTCGTGGGTCTGATTGAGGGTGGCACCAACAAGTCGATCGCCCAAAAGCTTGGCCTCAGTCCTCGAACTGTTGAGTTGCACCGCGCCCAGGTGATGAACCGGCTGAACGCCAGCAGCCTGACCGAGATGCTTCGAGTTGCACTCGCCGCAGGTATCGCACCGTCGATCGGTACGGACCACAAGCAGCGGTAA
- a CDS encoding GlcG/HbpS family heme-binding protein, producing MTLTQESVSLEDAQRVIAAGQAKAEEIGSPSNVAVVDAGGNLVSHIRMDQAWVGSVDISINKAFTARAFDIATKDLAENAQPGAQFYGIHNSNHGRVMIFAGGIPLRQDGQVVGAVGVSGGSGEQDQTVAEAAAAAF from the coding sequence ATGACGCTCACGCAAGAATCCGTGTCGCTCGAGGATGCTCAGCGCGTGATCGCCGCCGGTCAAGCCAAGGCCGAAGAGATCGGGTCGCCGAGCAACGTGGCGGTGGTCGACGCGGGCGGCAACCTCGTCTCCCACATCCGCATGGACCAGGCGTGGGTGGGCAGCGTCGACATCTCGATCAACAAGGCTTTCACGGCGCGCGCGTTCGACATCGCCACCAAGGACCTGGCCGAGAACGCTCAGCCCGGTGCGCAGTTCTACGGCATCCATAACTCCAACCACGGCCGGGTGATGATCTTCGCCGGCGGCATCCCACTCCGCCAGGACGGCCAAGTCGTCGGGGCGGTGGGAGTGAGTGGGGGCAGCGGCGAGCAGGATCAGACCGTCGCCGAGGCGGCCGCAGCCGCGTTCTGA
- a CDS encoding putative quinol monooxygenase produces the protein MATQVSKAVLVRLEALPGREEDVRAFLNQGLSIVEGEPKTVRWFAVQFGRSSFGIFDAFPDEDGRQAHLSGEVGKALGENTGVLFEKPTIEQLDVVAEKQPA, from the coding sequence ATGGCAACGCAGGTCAGCAAAGCGGTTCTGGTACGCCTCGAAGCACTACCCGGTAGGGAGGAAGACGTCCGCGCCTTCTTGAACCAGGGGCTGTCGATCGTCGAAGGAGAGCCCAAGACTGTCAGGTGGTTCGCAGTCCAGTTCGGACGTTCGTCGTTCGGGATCTTCGACGCCTTTCCCGACGAAGATGGGCGCCAGGCGCACCTGTCGGGTGAGGTCGGGAAAGCCCTGGGTGAGAACACGGGTGTGCTCTTCGAGAAGCCCACGATCGAACAGCTTGATGTCGTTGCGGAGAAGCAGCCGGCATAG
- a CDS encoding aldo/keto reductase yields the protein MTFAAAQQGPSSPGPEIIERRPFGPVAREVSLIGQGTWYIDDAHRPTAVAALRRGLDLGMTHIDTAEMYGDAELVVGEAIAGRRDEVFLVSKVLPSNASRSGTVAACEQSLARLRTDRLDCYLLHWRGSHPLEETFAGFARLREQGKILSWGVSNFDVPDLDAAWKADGGGQIACNQVLYHLGERAIEHAVMPWCEEHGVAVVAYSPFGHDDFPGPHTPGGRLLEEIAANHGATARQVALRFLLRAPNVFAIPKSSSPDHAAENASAGSLQLTQAELARIDAAFPLGSKPSRLPML from the coding sequence ATGACATTCGCCGCCGCGCAGCAGGGCCCGTCTTCGCCGGGACCGGAGATCATTGAGCGGCGCCCATTCGGCCCCGTCGCGCGCGAGGTTTCGCTGATTGGTCAGGGAACCTGGTACATCGACGACGCGCACCGGCCGACCGCGGTCGCCGCTCTACGCCGCGGTCTCGATCTTGGCATGACCCACATCGACACCGCCGAGATGTACGGTGACGCCGAGCTCGTGGTCGGCGAGGCCATCGCGGGGCGGCGGGACGAGGTATTCCTCGTTTCCAAGGTGCTCCCCAGCAACGCATCACGCAGCGGGACGGTCGCCGCCTGTGAGCAATCGCTTGCGCGCCTACGCACCGATCGGCTGGACTGCTACCTCCTCCATTGGCGAGGGTCGCACCCGTTGGAGGAGACCTTCGCGGGCTTCGCGCGGCTCCGCGAACAGGGCAAGATCCTGTCGTGGGGTGTCAGCAATTTCGATGTGCCCGACCTAGATGCGGCCTGGAAAGCCGATGGCGGGGGCCAAATCGCCTGCAATCAGGTCCTCTATCATCTGGGCGAGCGCGCGATCGAACACGCTGTCATGCCGTGGTGCGAAGAACACGGCGTGGCCGTGGTCGCGTACAGCCCGTTCGGCCATGACGACTTCCCCGGCCCGCATACGCCGGGCGGCCGGCTGTTGGAGGAAATTGCCGCAAACCACGGTGCGACCGCACGCCAGGTCGCGCTCCGCTTCCTGCTGCGCGCCCCAAATGTGTTCGCGATCCCCAAGTCGTCGAGCCCAGACCACGCCGCCGAAAACGCCAGCGCCGGTTCGCTGCAGCTGACGCAAGCCGAGCTCGCCCGAATCGATGCGGCGTTCCCGCTCGGGTCCAAGCCGTCCCGGCTGCCGATGCTATAG
- a CDS encoding excinuclease ABC subunit UvrA, producing MQDTKASGFVRVRGAREHNLKNVDVDIPRDALVVFTGVSGSGKSSLAFSTLYAEAQRRYLESVSPYARRLFHQMEVPEVDEIEGLPPAVALQQQRGSPTTRSSVGSVTTLSNLLRMLYSRAGDYPPGQPLLYADSFSPNTPDGACPRCHGLGRIHEVTEASMVPDPAKTIRERAIAAWPMAWGGQNLRDILISRGVNVDTPWRDLPKKVRDWILFTEEQPQVPVYPGWSHDEIQRAIRRKIEPAYMGTFSSAKRHVTHSYATTQSTMMKKRAARFMIARLCPLCDGKRLRREALSVRFEGLDLAEMSRLPIARFSKIFAPYAEAKAGKLKALRNTYPEKALVVERIAGDLCRRLSVLLDLGLGYLTLERSTPTLSPGELQRLRLATQVVSNLFGVVYVMDEPSAGLHPADTEALLRALDGLKAVGNSLFIVEHEMDVVRRADWIVDVGPAAGEHGGEIVYSGPVDGLHAVAASETRRHLFDEGGGMPSRQRQPTAWLKLEGISRNNLKQVDCTIPLGVMTTVTGISGSGKSSLVSQALVELVAAALGTPVAAEEEADAEAALEDRPTDATEGRIAGGLEGIRRLIEVDQKPIGRTPRSNLATYTGLFDHVRALFAATPEARKRRYDAGRFSFNVAKGRCPRCDGEGFVMVELLFLPSVYAPCPTCHGTRYNPKTLEIRYRGKTIAEVLALTVEGAWEFFDDAPNVCRSLKVLREVGLNYLRLGQPATEFSGGEAQRVKLATELQRAQRGGALYVLDEPTTGLHPTDVERLLGQLHALVDSGNSVVLVDHDMKLAAASDWVIDIGPGAGDEGGRIVASGPPAKVAACGASRTAPYLNRALANGPVARVR from the coding sequence ATGCAAGATACCAAGGCCTCCGGCTTCGTCCGCGTCCGCGGCGCGCGCGAGCACAATCTTAAGAATGTCGATGTCGACATCCCGCGCGACGCGCTCGTCGTGTTCACCGGCGTGTCGGGATCGGGCAAGTCGTCGCTTGCTTTCTCCACCCTCTATGCTGAGGCGCAGCGACGCTATCTCGAATCGGTCTCGCCTTATGCGCGCCGTCTGTTCCACCAGATGGAGGTGCCCGAGGTCGACGAGATCGAGGGCCTGCCGCCAGCGGTGGCGCTGCAGCAGCAACGCGGATCGCCGACCACTCGCTCGTCGGTGGGCAGCGTCACCACGCTCTCCAACCTGCTGCGCATGCTCTATTCCCGCGCCGGCGATTATCCGCCGGGCCAGCCCCTGCTGTACGCGGACAGCTTCTCCCCGAACACGCCTGACGGCGCCTGTCCGCGCTGCCACGGCCTCGGCCGGATCCACGAGGTCACCGAAGCTTCGATGGTGCCCGATCCTGCGAAAACCATCCGAGAGCGCGCCATCGCCGCCTGGCCGATGGCGTGGGGTGGCCAGAATCTGCGCGACATCCTGATCAGCCGTGGTGTCAACGTCGACACGCCGTGGCGTGATCTGCCGAAAAAGGTGCGCGACTGGATCCTTTTCACCGAGGAACAGCCGCAGGTGCCGGTCTATCCTGGCTGGAGCCACGATGAGATCCAGCGCGCGATCCGCCGCAAGATCGAGCCGGCCTACATGGGCACTTTCTCGAGCGCGAAGCGCCATGTCACGCATAGTTACGCGACCACCCAGAGCACGATGATGAAGAAGCGCGCGGCGCGCTTCATGATCGCCCGGCTTTGCCCGCTTTGCGACGGCAAAAGGTTGCGCCGCGAAGCCCTGTCGGTCCGCTTCGAGGGCCTCGATCTGGCTGAGATGAGCCGCCTGCCCATCGCGCGCTTCTCTAAAATCTTCGCGCCTTATGCCGAGGCGAAGGCCGGTAAGCTCAAGGCACTGCGCAATACCTATCCGGAGAAGGCGCTGGTGGTCGAGCGCATCGCTGGTGATCTGTGCCGCCGGCTGTCGGTGCTGCTCGACCTCGGCCTCGGCTACCTCACTCTGGAGCGAAGCACCCCGACGCTGTCGCCGGGCGAGCTGCAGCGGTTGCGGCTCGCGACCCAGGTCGTCTCTAACCTTTTTGGGGTAGTCTATGTGATGGACGAGCCGTCGGCCGGGCTGCATCCCGCCGATACCGAGGCGCTGCTGCGGGCACTCGATGGTCTGAAGGCAGTCGGCAATTCGCTATTCATCGTTGAGCACGAGATGGATGTCGTCCGCCGCGCCGACTGGATAGTTGATGTCGGTCCTGCCGCCGGCGAGCATGGCGGCGAGATTGTCTATAGCGGCCCGGTCGATGGCCTGCACGCGGTCGCGGCGTCGGAGACAAGGCGCCATCTGTTTGACGAAGGCGGCGGAATGCCGAGCCGGCAGCGCCAGCCCACAGCCTGGCTGAAGCTGGAAGGAATCTCGCGCAACAATTTGAAGCAGGTCGATTGCACAATCCCGCTCGGCGTGATGACCACGGTCACGGGGATCTCCGGCTCGGGGAAATCAAGCCTAGTCAGCCAAGCATTGGTCGAGCTGGTCGCGGCCGCGCTCGGCACCCCGGTCGCAGCCGAAGAGGAGGCGGATGCCGAAGCCGCGCTCGAGGACCGCCCCACCGACGCGACCGAAGGCCGGATCGCCGGCGGCCTCGAAGGGATCAGGCGGCTGATCGAGGTCGACCAGAAGCCGATCGGCCGCACTCCGCGCTCAAACCTCGCCACCTACACCGGCCTGTTCGACCATGTGCGCGCGCTGTTCGCAGCGACCCCCGAGGCGCGCAAACGCCGCTATGATGCCGGCCGTTTCTCGTTCAACGTCGCCAAGGGCCGCTGCCCGCGCTGTGACGGCGAAGGCTTCGTTATGGTCGAACTGCTCTTCCTGCCGAGCGTCTACGCCCCGTGCCCGACCTGTCACGGCACCCGCTATAACCCCAAGACGCTCGAAATCCGCTATCGCGGCAAGACCATCGCCGAGGTGCTCGCGCTGACCGTCGAGGGGGCATGGGAGTTCTTCGACGACGCTCCCAATGTTTGCCGGTCGCTAAAAGTACTCCGCGAGGTCGGGCTCAACTATCTCCGCTTGGGCCAGCCCGCAACCGAGTTTTCGGGCGGCGAGGCGCAACGGGTGAAGCTCGCCACCGAGCTGCAGCGCGCGCAGCGCGGCGGCGCACTCTATGTGCTCGACGAGCCGACCACTGGCCTCCACCCAACCGATGTCGAGCGCCTGCTAGGCCAGCTTCACGCCTTGGTGGACTCGGGCAACAGTGTCGTCCTGGTCGATCACGACATGAAGTTGGCCGCGGCGAGCGACTGGGTGATCGACATAGGCCCCGGCGCCGGCGACGAAGGCGGGCGGATCGTTGCGAGCGGGCCGCCGGCGAAGGTCGCTGCCTGCGGCGCAAGCCGCACCGCACCCTACCTCAATCGCGCACTCGCCAACGGGCCGGTCGCCAGGGTCCGCTGA
- a CDS encoding TMEM175 family protein: MAQHAHAKTYGAERGLSRFEGFSDAVFAIALTLLTVEIKVPGAPDGPQGYTDLGLAMAEQWREHLALILCYVVIGAYWLQHHYSGRIYARSDHWLGAINLLFLLAIVVIPYPIRIWCFHLGTRFADVGSVVLVAALALTACTWMGKWWYGMSDGRLMDERLAPDFLRQMWRRYGIGALIQVAAVPIAVVAPTIGVATALLCVAFFLLPQPKPRYKSDEAPHSYDKVETQRSQSTLN; encoded by the coding sequence ATGGCTCAGCACGCTCACGCAAAAACGTACGGTGCCGAGCGCGGCCTCAGCCGCTTCGAAGGGTTCAGCGACGCTGTCTTTGCGATCGCGCTGACGCTCCTAACAGTCGAAATCAAGGTTCCCGGCGCTCCCGACGGTCCGCAGGGTTATACCGATCTAGGCCTCGCCATGGCGGAGCAATGGCGCGAACATCTGGCGCTGATCCTCTGTTATGTCGTGATCGGCGCATATTGGCTGCAGCATCATTATTCGGGCCGGATTTATGCCCGAAGCGACCACTGGCTCGGTGCGATCAACCTTCTCTTTCTGTTGGCCATCGTGGTCATTCCCTATCCTATCCGCATCTGGTGCTTCCACCTCGGCACCCGCTTCGCGGATGTCGGATCGGTGGTGCTGGTAGCCGCGCTTGCCCTCACCGCATGCACTTGGATGGGCAAATGGTGGTACGGCATGTCCGATGGGCGATTAATGGACGAGCGCCTGGCGCCCGATTTCCTCCGGCAGATGTGGCGCCGGTACGGCATCGGGGCTCTGATCCAGGTCGCCGCCGTGCCGATCGCGGTTGTGGCCCCAACAATCGGGGTGGCGACTGCGCTGCTATGCGTCGCGTTCTTTCTGCTGCCGCAACCAAAACCGCGCTACAAATCCGATGAAGCGCCGCATAGCTATGACAAAGTGGAAACTCAGCGAAGTCAGTCCACTCTGAATTGA
- a CDS encoding alginate export family protein, with translation MPLFNRLLILGLAVWPLPAVAQDKDGLDLSGTIRLRYEAITDQSRTGSNRNDNLINLRTTLLASYQSGPFTIAGELWDSRVYGENGGTPVTTGEVNTFELVQAYVGVKGSIGKAKLSAQAGRFTLNIGSRRLIAADDYRNTTNGFTGLRADLATTDGFTATAIYVFPQQRRPDDATSLRRNTVVFDHEGFDLVLWGGTAAWAKAFGPVTAEASFYHLGERDTPGRPTRDRSLNTYGGRLFRDPAAGKADGEVEAFYQSGSISASSTAGAAALPVSAWFIHASAGYTFAGPMKARLSLQYDRASGDRTGGKYGRFDTLFGMRRAELAPAGLYNAVGRANISSPGIRLEVAPSKRWDAFLSYRALWLAERTDSFSTTGVRDASGRSGAFAGNQFDGRFRWWVRPAKLRFEVDGVILEKGRFLEHAPNAPAGGTTAYVSFNLTASF, from the coding sequence ATGCCGTTGTTCAACAGGTTGTTGATACTGGGTCTGGCCGTCTGGCCACTGCCGGCCGTCGCTCAAGATAAAGACGGGCTTGATCTCTCAGGTACGATCCGATTGCGCTACGAAGCGATCACCGATCAATCACGCACGGGCTCCAATCGAAACGACAATCTGATCAATTTGCGAACGACGTTGCTCGCCAGTTATCAGAGCGGGCCGTTCACCATCGCCGGAGAATTGTGGGACAGCCGGGTCTATGGCGAAAACGGCGGCACACCGGTCACGACGGGCGAGGTCAACACGTTCGAGCTTGTCCAGGCCTATGTCGGCGTGAAAGGCAGCATCGGCAAGGCCAAGCTATCCGCGCAGGCAGGCCGGTTCACGCTCAACATAGGCTCTCGTCGGCTGATAGCCGCGGACGATTATCGCAACACGACCAACGGGTTTACCGGCCTGCGTGCAGATCTCGCGACGACCGACGGCTTCACGGCAACGGCGATCTATGTCTTCCCGCAGCAACGTCGTCCCGACGATGCCACGTCGCTCCGCCGCAACACGGTGGTCTTCGATCACGAAGGGTTTGACCTCGTGCTCTGGGGCGGCACCGCCGCTTGGGCAAAGGCGTTTGGCCCGGTTACTGCCGAAGCCAGCTTCTATCATCTGGGGGAGCGCGACACGCCCGGGCGGCCGACGCGCGACCGCTCGCTCAATACCTATGGCGGCCGCCTCTTTCGCGACCCCGCCGCGGGAAAGGCCGACGGCGAAGTCGAGGCATTCTATCAATCGGGCTCGATCAGCGCCTCCAGCACGGCCGGTGCTGCCGCCCTGCCGGTGTCGGCCTGGTTCATTCATGCATCTGCCGGTTACACGTTCGCCGGGCCGATGAAAGCGCGGCTGTCGTTGCAATACGATCGCGCAAGCGGCGACCGCACAGGTGGAAAGTACGGCCGGTTCGACACGCTGTTCGGTATGCGCCGAGCGGAACTTGCTCCCGCCGGTCTCTACAATGCGGTTGGTCGTGCGAATATTTCCTCGCCCGGCATCAGGCTCGAAGTCGCGCCATCGAAACGATGGGATGCGTTTCTGTCGTATCGCGCATTATGGCTTGCGGAGCGCACGGACAGCTTTTCGACGACCGGCGTCCGCGACGCGAGCGGACGATCCGGCGCGTTTGCGGGCAATCAATTCGACGGCCGCTTCCGTTGGTGGGTACGCCCGGCAAAACTCCGATTTGAAGTCGATGGCGTTATCCTCGAAAAAGGGCGTTTCCTTGAACACGCACCGAACGCGCCGGCAGGAGGCACGACGGCCTATGTGTCTTTCAACCTCACCGCATCGTTCTGA